CTGCAGGAGGAGCGGGGACACGGCGAACCCGTGGCGGGTGTAGGCGGAGACCGCCCGGTCGCTGGAGTGGACGGTCACCCGCTCCACCCCGAGTTCTCGGGCCAGTTCCAGCACCGCCTCGACCAGCTGACCGCCCAGGCCGTCGCCGCGCAGCTCCGGGCGCACGTACACGCACTGCATGTCCGCCGAGGCCCGCTCGAACGATCGCGGCTGCGGCACGCGCGGGGTGATGGCCAGCCAGGCCATGCCGACGACCGACCCGTCCAGGGCCGCGACGAAGCAGTGGTGGGAGCCCTGGTGTTGTTTGCCCCAGTCCACGAACCGGGGTACGAACTCGTCGAGCGTCAGGTCGGGGGTGCCGCGGTTCTCCTGTTCCCACAACCACCGGAGTTCGGCGACGGCGTGCAGGTCCTCGGGTCCGGCGGTGCGGATGACGACATCGTTCATGCCCCGATTGTGCAGCAGCGGCCCGGAACGTTCACCGGGATTTTCCCGTGCCCGAAGACTCCGAACCCGAGGGCTCCGGACACGGCGGAGCCCCCGGACCGTTTGGCTCCGAGGGCTCCAGGGCTCCGAGGGCACCAGCGCTTCCTCAGCCGCGGTACTCCGACGCACGGTCCTCGGCCGCCGCCACCATCTGTTCCTGCCGGGCACGGACCGCGGGCCGCTCCGGGTGCGCCACCCGGCTCAGTTCGTTGCGGCGGCCGTGGCGGTTGGCCAGGGCCACCGCAGACGAACGGCGGATGCCCAGCTCCTCGCCCTGCTCGGCCAAGGACTGGCGTACGCGGCCGCGGTAGGCGTGCCGCGCCACGAAGTACACGACCACGGCGGCCAGGAACACGGCCAGGGTCTTGACGAGGATCCCGAGGAGGTTCCCCATCAGCGGCGAGTCGAAGAACCAGTGCACGCCCATCGCCAACAGCAGCAGGAGTAGCGCACCCACCCCCCGGCGGGCTCCGGGCCGCCAGGCCGCGGCGGCCAGCAGGCCGATCGCGGTACCCGCCACGGCCGACATCGCCCAGTGCGATCCCAACCCGGTGAGGCCGACCCGCAGGAAGAGCGTCTGGACCACCGAGGCCATCCCCTCCGTGGCCCCCTGCATGGTGATCATGTTGAGCGCGTAGGTGAGGTCCTCCACCAGCTGGAACCCCAGCCCCACCAGGGCACCCATGATGAAGCCGTCGATCGGTCCGCGCACCGCGCGCGGGGCGATGACCGCGATCAGCACGACCCCGGTGACCTTGAGCAGCTCCTCGTTGATCGGCGCGGTCAGCGCCGCACCCCAGGCGGAGCCGAACTCCAGGCCGCCGGCCCGGGACCACGCGGACATCAGCTGCTGGTTGGCGACCAGGGCCAGCCCGATCGCTCCGGTCATGCCCCAGATCAGGGCCAGCAACGAGAACGTCAGGCTCGGGGCCCGGACCGGGCGGATACGGCGCAGGATCCAGAACCCGAGTACCCCCACCCCCGCCAGCAGGATCATCGAGACCACGGCTTCGGCGGTGAAGACCCGGATCGCCCCGGTGAAGTTCAGCAGGGTGTAGCCGAAGCCGCCCAGGCAGAGCACTCCGAAGAGCACCATGGCGACCAGGCTCGGCAGACGTTGCGTGCGTGGCGGCTCCGGGGCCGTTCCCTGCGCGGGCGGGCGTTCGGTGCCCTCGTGGCCCTGTCCGGACTCCCGGGGGGCGGGCACCTGGCCGTCGGCGGTGGACGGAACGCGGGGTTCGGGGTGTGCGTGGCTCATGAGGTGCCTCCGGAGGACCGGTCGAACCGGAGCGACTGGAGCAGTTTCTCCGCGTCGGCGAGTTCGGTCTGGCTGGCGTCGGCGCCGAAGACCTGTGCCTCCACCGCGAAGTCCTCGCGGGGGGCGGGGAAGACGGTCGCCGAACCGGTGTGCTGCCGGATGTACATGTCGCCGGTGAGCCCCTCCGCGCCGCTCTCCGAGGTGATGGGTTGCGGTTCGCCCAGAGCCGCCGAGGCGTCACCGACCCGGACGATGTCGCGCATGCCCTCCCACAGTTCGGTGGCGGTGGCGCTCTCCACCGGTCGCACCACGCTCACCATGAGGTTCACCGGCCCCTTGGTGAAGAGGTACTGCTGGCCCTGGGAACTGGAGCCCGTATCGAGCTCCCAGCCGTCGTCGAAGGTCACCGAGGCCTCGTGGGTTTCGCTGGACCCGAGCACCATGCTCTGGCCCTCGGCCATCTCCTCGGTCTCGGGCAGAGCCGAGTTCACCAGCGCCCACCCCCCGGTCAGTACCGCGACCACTACCGCGGTGACCCCCAACGGGAACCAGTTGCTCCGCGGCCCCCGCGGTCTGGCATGGCGCAGCCGCGCGCTCTCCTCCGCCATCGTGCCCCCACCCCTGTGTTCGTCTGAACGACATGTCTGTGCAACAGCGAAACACCCAAAGAAAGGCGTACAGTCGAAAAAAGGGATACTTGGCGCATGTTTGCGGTGATTTCACCCGGGCCGGGGGTAGCGCGACCAGCACTTTGCCTCCGAAACAGCGGTGGGTCCGCTCCACGGTCGTCGGGGAGTCCCGGCGGTCCTCGAAAAGCGCCCGGTACGCGTTGGCCGAAGGCGGCCCCCGTCAGGGGGCTTTGCCCCCTTGGCGGGGAAGTCCACCCGTGATGGGATGCCACCCCAGCGTGACGGCCTACCGACGGAAGAGCACGGGAAACCGATGCCGAAGCAGCCCACCGATCCCCTCAACGCGGATCGCTCCTCACTCAGCCACCGGATCCGCTACGCGTTGCGCCACCCCGGGCGGATCGGGCCCTACGTGCTCCGCTCCGCGCGCGACCTGCGACTCCGCCTCACCCACCGCGACCACGTCTCCTACTACCGCGCGGTGATGGCCGCCGACACCGCCCGCGACCCCGAGGCGGCGGTCGGCAGCCAAAACGAGGAGCGCTGGCTCGCCCTCGGCGCGATGCAGTTCGACTACCTCGTCGAACACGGACTCAGGCCCAGCCACCGGATGCTCGACATCGGTTGCGGAAACCTCCGGGCGGGCTGGCGGTTCATCGACTACCTGGACACCGGCGGCTACTACGGCATCGACATCTCCCCGGACATCCTGGTCGCGGGCAAGAAGGTCCTCGCCGCACGCGGCCTCCAGCACAAACTGCCGCACCTGACCCTCACCCAGGACCTGACCTTCGACTTCCTCCCCGAAGGCGCCTTCGACGTCGTCCACGCGCACAGCGTCTTCTCGCACTCGCCCCTGGACGTGATCGACGAGTGCCTGGCCCACGTGGGCAGGGTGCTCGCCCCGGGCGGGTTCTTCGATTTCACCTTCGACCGCACGGAGGGGGCCGAACACCACGTGCTGCGGGAGGACTTCTACTACCGCACCGAGACCCTGATCGACCTCGCCGCCGAGCACGGGCTGCGGGCACGCTTCATGGCGGACTGGGAGGAGCGGCCGCACGGCCAGTCCAAGATCCGGGTCACCGCCCCGGACTGATCCGTCACCCTGAGCGGAGGTTGTGAACACATCAGGTCACCACGCGGCCTGTCCGGTCGCGATTCGGTCGCAGGTGGGTCTTTGTTCGGTTTCTCGTGTGTGATCGTGTCATCCGGGCGAGGGAATCGCGGGTCAGGACAGTGTGGTCTCCGAACGCCATTCCCCGGTCACGGCTCAGGGGCGGAGCCGGTCCAGAGCCGAGGCGCGCCACCAACCGAAAGGCTGTCCATGTCCTTGACGGCACGCGCCAAGCGCACCGCTGAACGCCTGCTCCCGCCCTCCGTCCGAGCCCGACGGGAGGAGGAGCGCCGAGCCGCCGCGGCCCGGGCCGCCGAGGAGCGCCGACGGGCCAGGACCGCCGCTCGCCGCGCCACTCTCCTGGCCGAGGACCCCCAGCTGCGCGCCTTCAGCGCGCCGCCGGGCGAGACGGACACGGAGAAGGACACGGAAAAGGGTGACGGGCAGGCCCGACCCCAGGAACCGAGCGCACTGCTGGGCCGGGTCGTTAGGCACTTCACCGCCGCCGACGCCTCCGCCCGCAACCTGGACCTGGTCACCGAGGCGCTGCGCAGCGCCGGGATCGACCACTTCATGGTTCCGGGCCGCTCCCCGCTGCGCCATGTCGTGGGCGTGCACCGCTCGGACAAGAAGGCCTTCCTGACCGCCATGCGTGAACTCCACGCGAACAGCGCCGTCTACGCCGTCAAGCCCGGAGCGCGGGGTGTGGCCGCCGACTACTGCGCCTACGTCGACGGCGCCCTGAGCGACGCCGTCAAGTCGGGACTGATCATCCGCTTCGCCGAACAGCTGCTCTCCCCTCGGGGAGATCTGTTCGCCGGGTTCGAGTACGGCTGTGACGTGGAGTTCTGGCGGGACGGCAGCTCCGTGCTGCAGAGCGAACGAGCGGCCCAGGCCCTGGACAGGCTCCGGGTCAAGGTCCCCGTCGAGGCCATGGCGGACGCGCTGCTGGCTCCGCGCCCCAACCGGATCGCGGATGTCCTGCCCGCCACCGAACGCGTCCCGGCCACCCTCACCGTCCAGGACCGCGAGCTTCCCACCTACCGGCCCTTCTCCCACCGGCGGGCCGAGGAGGTCGCCTTCCCCGTCGACGTGGTCTACACGTGGGTGGACGGCTCCGACCCGGTGCACGCCGACAAACGGGCCCAGCACCGGGGCCGGCGCTCGGACCTGGCCGCACACGCCGCCAACGTCTCCCGCTACACCGACCACGAGGAACTCCGCTACTCGCTGCGCTCCCTGCAGATGTACGCGCCGTTCGTCCGGAACATCTACGTGGTGACCGACAGCCAGATCCCCCGCTGGCTGGACGTGAGCCAGCCGGGCATCACCGTGGTCGACCACCGTGACATCTTCACCGATCCCAGCGTTCTGCCGGTCTTCAGCTCACGGGCGATCGAGACCCAGCTGCACCACATCGAGGGCCTCTCCGAGCGCTACCTCTACCTCAACGACGACGTGTTCTTCGCCGGCCCGGTCGGCGCCGAGCACTTCTTCCACGCCAACGGGATCGCCCTGCTGCCGTTCTCCTCGCACCAGATCGGTGTGGGCCCGCCCATCCCGGAGGAGGTGGCGCCCAACTGGGCCGGGAAGAACGCCCGCGAACTCTTCCTGGAGTCCTTCGGCGCGACCATCACCCACAAGATCCGGCACGCTCCCTTCCCGCAGATCCGCGCAGTGCACCGGGAACTGGAGGAGCGGTACCGCGAGGACGTGGAACGCACCGCCGCCTCCCGGTTCCGACACCCGGACGACATCGCCATGGCCACCACGCTGCACCAGTACTACGCCCTGCTCAGCGGCTACGGGGTGCGCGGTGAGTACCGGACCAGATACGTGGACATCGGCACCGACACCGCGGCCGACCGGCTCGCCGCACTGGCCGCGGGGGATCCGGCGGAGGGGGAGTACGACTTCCTCTGCCTCAACGACTTCGACACCCCGCCCGAACGCCAGGAGGCGGTGAGCCGCATGGTCCGCGACTTCCTGGAGCGCCGCTTCCCCTTCCCCTCCCGCTTCGAGAAGGAGAGCGAACCGGTCGGCGGCCCCGAACCGGGTATCTCCGCAGCCGCCTGACCCGCCCGGCCTGAACCGGTGACTCGTAGGGGACCCGTGCCCGCACGGGCCCCGGTCGTGTCTCGGGGTCAGCGCAGGCGGCGGATGTCGCCTCGAACGCGGTAGAAACCGCCGCTGGTGGAGGTGAGGACCTCACCCACGACGTAGCGGGCGCCCGGGTGCCGGATGTCTTTGGGGAACTGCACCCTCAGCGAGGGGTCGTAGCCGTCGGAGACCACGCGCACGCGCAGTCGGCCGCCCTCGTTCACGCACTCCACGACGATCCCGTCGGCGTCGGAGATCTCGGCCGCGCGGACGGTTTCCAGTTCGGTGGCGGGGGTGACCGCGTCCCAGGCCGGAGCCTTGACGCAGACCGGCTCCGGGACGCTGCCCTGTTCGGCGGCCATGATGGCGGACTCAGACGCGTCGATGCAGGCGAGGGAGCCGTCGGTGGTGACGATGTAGAGCCGGTCCTGGTGGAACTGCATCGAGTAGGCCGAGCCGCACCCCGTCGCCAGCTTCCACAGGCGGCGGCCGTCCCGGGCGAAGCAGTAGACCGAGGAGTGATTGTCACCCGCGAAGACGTAGCGGCCGTCCGGGGAGGCCGCGCAGGAGAAGACAGCGCCGTCGCAGCGGTAGGTCGACCGGTGTTCCCCGTTCTTGCCGATGCGGTCCACGGAGTTGCGGGCGGTGGCGGCGAAGACCTCCCCGCCCTCCTGCCAGCCGAACAGCACCGCGCCGCTGGTCGGCACTGACCATCGCTCGTCTCCGGTGCGCGCGTCGTACATGGTCACGCCCCGGGAGTGGCCGTGGTAGACACCGGCCTCGTCGTGGCGGACCATCCACGCGGAGTTGCCCGTGCTGCGCCGCGCCCACTGGAACTCGTCCTCGTGGTCAATCACGGTGATCCGGCCCGCGACGTCGGAGACTCCCAGCACGCCGTCGTGGATATCCAGCCAGTAGATGTCCACGTCCTCGGCGATTTCGTACGCCACGTGCGGGATCTTCGCGCCCAGGTCGTAGACCTTGCCGTCGTCACAGCCCGCGTAGATCCAGAAGTCGTCGGCCACGATGCACTTGACGCCGTCCGGCAGGCCGTAGCGGGCGGTGACCTCGCCCTGGTGGGACAGGGTGTACACGTCTCCCCGCTCGTTGCCGACCCAGCAGCGCTCGTCGTCGACGAAGATGCCGAAGGCGGGACTACCCGAGCGGAATCGCCACAGCACCGGGGCCTGACGCGCGGTCGACCGCTGGCTGACGATGCTCCGCCGGGTCACGGCGCGTCGCTTGCGGACCCCGGCCACCGCGGGCTCGTACCCCTTGCGCCGCTTTTCGGCGATCTTCTTCGCCGCTGTGGCCTCGGCCTTGGCGACCGTGGCGTGGCCCGCGGTGCGCGACTGGCCGGACTCGCCGATCCGCCCGTAGCGGATG
This DNA window, taken from Nocardiopsis exhalans, encodes the following:
- a CDS encoding GNAT family N-acetyltransferase — encoded protein: MNDVVIRTAGPEDLHAVAELRWLWEQENRGTPDLTLDEFVPRFVDWGKQHQGSHHCFVAALDGSVVGMAWLAITPRVPQPRSFERASADMQCVYVRPELRGDGLGGQLVEAVLELARELGVERVTVHSSDRAVSAYTRHGFAVSPLLLQTGPGAAAAT
- a CDS encoding PrsW family intramembrane metalloprotease translates to MSHAHPEPRVPSTADGQVPAPRESGQGHEGTERPPAQGTAPEPPRTQRLPSLVAMVLFGVLCLGGFGYTLLNFTGAIRVFTAEAVVSMILLAGVGVLGFWILRRIRPVRAPSLTFSLLALIWGMTGAIGLALVANQQLMSAWSRAGGLEFGSAWGAALTAPINEELLKVTGVVLIAVIAPRAVRGPIDGFIMGALVGLGFQLVEDLTYALNMITMQGATEGMASVVQTLFLRVGLTGLGSHWAMSAVAGTAIGLLAAAAWRPGARRGVGALLLLLLAMGVHWFFDSPLMGNLLGILVKTLAVFLAAVVVYFVARHAYRGRVRQSLAEQGEELGIRRSSAVALANRHGRRNELSRVAHPERPAVRARQEQMVAAAEDRASEYRG
- a CDS encoding class I SAM-dependent methyltransferase, producing MPKQPTDPLNADRSSLSHRIRYALRHPGRIGPYVLRSARDLRLRLTHRDHVSYYRAVMAADTARDPEAAVGSQNEERWLALGAMQFDYLVEHGLRPSHRMLDIGCGNLRAGWRFIDYLDTGGYYGIDISPDILVAGKKVLAARGLQHKLPHLTLTQDLTFDFLPEGAFDVVHAHSVFSHSPLDVIDECLAHVGRVLAPGGFFDFTFDRTEGAEHHVLREDFYYRTETLIDLAAEHGLRARFMADWEERPHGQSKIRVTAPD
- a CDS encoding stealth family protein, with the protein product MSLTARAKRTAERLLPPSVRARREEERRAAAARAAEERRRARTAARRATLLAEDPQLRAFSAPPGETDTEKDTEKGDGQARPQEPSALLGRVVRHFTAADASARNLDLVTEALRSAGIDHFMVPGRSPLRHVVGVHRSDKKAFLTAMRELHANSAVYAVKPGARGVAADYCAYVDGALSDAVKSGLIIRFAEQLLSPRGDLFAGFEYGCDVEFWRDGSSVLQSERAAQALDRLRVKVPVEAMADALLAPRPNRIADVLPATERVPATLTVQDRELPTYRPFSHRRAEEVAFPVDVVYTWVDGSDPVHADKRAQHRGRRSDLAAHAANVSRYTDHEELRYSLRSLQMYAPFVRNIYVVTDSQIPRWLDVSQPGITVVDHRDIFTDPSVLPVFSSRAIETQLHHIEGLSERYLYLNDDVFFAGPVGAEHFFHANGIALLPFSSHQIGVGPPIPEEVAPNWAGKNARELFLESFGATITHKIRHAPFPQIRAVHRELEERYREDVERTAASRFRHPDDIAMATTLHQYYALLSGYGVRGEYRTRYVDIGTDTAADRLAALAAGDPAEGEYDFLCLNDFDTPPERQEAVSRMVRDFLERRFPFPSRFEKESEPVGGPEPGISAAA
- a CDS encoding WGR domain-containing protein, translating into MTSTSSTRTYLELSEEGGGAHKFYEVIVDGTDVTIRYGRIGESGQSRTAGHATVAKAEATAAKKIAEKRRKGYEPAVAGVRKRRAVTRRSIVSQRSTARQAPVLWRFRSGSPAFGIFVDDERCWVGNERGDVYTLSHQGEVTARYGLPDGVKCIVADDFWIYAGCDDGKVYDLGAKIPHVAYEIAEDVDIYWLDIHDGVLGVSDVAGRITVIDHEDEFQWARRSTGNSAWMVRHDEAGVYHGHSRGVTMYDARTGDERWSVPTSGAVLFGWQEGGEVFAATARNSVDRIGKNGEHRSTYRCDGAVFSCAASPDGRYVFAGDNHSSVYCFARDGRRLWKLATGCGSAYSMQFHQDRLYIVTTDGSLACIDASESAIMAAEQGSVPEPVCVKAPAWDAVTPATELETVRAAEISDADGIVVECVNEGGRLRVRVVSDGYDPSLRVQFPKDIRHPGARYVVGEVLTSTSGGFYRVRGDIRRLR